One window from the genome of Mucilaginibacter ginsenosidivorans encodes:
- a CDS encoding ABC transporter permease: MIRNYLKIAIRQLRKQKMYAAVKIGGFALGIAACILIALYIRNETSFDRSYPDADRIYRVVGYYNIDGKTEKGTDWPAPMGKVLKSDFPEVKLSGRLMPNSLFDKAGSNEVRRADKTQNTFEQGFTYADQEMLDMLKLPMVYGKRENALKEPYTLVMSKRKAEKYFPGENPVGKVIYLNNDKAHPYTIGGVMENIPETSHLRKFDFLLTLKGVEFYQGEQTNWNASNYPDYILLRPGTNVAQFEKKFTADLIKNYFLPAMVGSGMKDAEKEAAKFSLHLQNIKDINLKSYDIYDDTPHGDIRFVWLFGAIAGFILVIACINFVNLSTAKSANRAKEVGLRKVVGSYRSGLINQFLTESFIYSIISFLLGITIAWLLLPYFNTLASKSLTMPWNDWWFIPVMLGAATIVGIVAGLYPAFYLSGFTPIQVLKGSISGGSKSSILRNSLVVFQFTASIILIISTIVIYKQTHYILNKQVGFDKDQVMIVQGTNTLGDRAVKNFKTDLLKFSSVKNASISDYLPVEGTKRNGNTFYNEGRSKLDAGVSGQFWQIDDTYLKTLGIKLIAGRNFSYQMATDTVNAVIINQTMANKLNLKDPVGKRITNGYGVYPIVGVVHDFNFESMRGNIEPIVLHFGLSTSIVSVKVSGTDMKTTIANVSALWKKYSPDQPMRYTFLDEQFANMYADVQRTGSIFTSFAVLAIIIACLGLFALSAFMAEQRSKEIGIRKVLGASVQGITAMLSIDFVKLVIIAIVIASPIAAWGLSRWFLQDFAYKAPINWYLIFAAAGVAAILISLITVSFQSIKAALMNPVKSLKSE, encoded by the coding sequence ATGATAAGGAACTATTTAAAGATCGCCATAAGGCAATTGCGCAAACAAAAAATGTATGCGGCGGTGAAGATCGGGGGTTTCGCCCTGGGCATTGCTGCTTGTATCCTGATTGCTTTATACATCAGGAATGAGACAAGTTTCGACCGTTCGTATCCCGACGCCGACCGTATTTACCGGGTGGTGGGCTATTATAACATCGATGGCAAAACAGAAAAAGGGACCGACTGGCCCGCGCCAATGGGAAAAGTACTGAAGTCGGATTTTCCGGAAGTGAAATTGTCTGGTAGATTGATGCCGAACTCGCTATTCGATAAAGCGGGCAGTAACGAAGTAAGGCGCGCCGACAAAACCCAGAACACTTTTGAACAGGGCTTTACCTACGCCGACCAGGAAATGCTGGACATGCTAAAGCTGCCCATGGTTTACGGCAAACGCGAAAATGCTTTGAAGGAGCCTTACACCTTAGTTATGTCGAAACGCAAGGCTGAAAAATACTTCCCCGGGGAAAACCCGGTGGGCAAAGTTATATACCTGAATAATGATAAAGCGCATCCGTATACCATTGGGGGTGTGATGGAAAATATTCCTGAAACCTCGCACCTGCGCAAATTCGATTTCCTGCTGACATTAAAGGGTGTCGAATTTTACCAGGGCGAACAAACCAACTGGAACGCCAGCAATTACCCTGATTACATCCTGCTGCGCCCGGGAACCAATGTCGCTCAATTCGAGAAAAAGTTCACCGCCGATCTCATCAAAAATTATTTTCTGCCGGCCATGGTTGGCTCAGGTATGAAAGATGCCGAAAAAGAAGCCGCAAAATTCAGCCTTCACCTGCAAAATATTAAAGACATCAATTTAAAGTCGTACGATATTTATGATGATACACCGCACGGCGATATCCGTTTTGTATGGTTGTTTGGGGCCATCGCCGGTTTTATACTGGTGATAGCCTGTATCAATTTCGTCAACCTTTCAACGGCAAAGTCGGCCAACCGTGCCAAAGAAGTGGGGTTGCGTAAAGTTGTCGGTTCATACCGCAGCGGCCTCATCAATCAATTCCTTACCGAATCATTCATTTACAGTATTATTTCATTCCTGTTGGGCATTACCATTGCCTGGTTGTTATTGCCGTATTTCAATACACTGGCTTCCAAATCGCTTACAATGCCCTGGAACGATTGGTGGTTTATCCCGGTAATGCTGGGCGCTGCAACTATCGTCGGGATCGTCGCCGGCTTATATCCTGCTTTCTACCTGTCGGGCTTTACACCTATACAGGTACTCAAAGGTTCCATCAGCGGTGGCAGCAAAAGTTCTATTCTTCGCAACTCGCTGGTGGTATTCCAGTTTACCGCTTCTATTATTCTCATTATCAGCACCATAGTTATCTACAAGCAAACCCATTATATCCTCAATAAACAAGTAGGGTTCGATAAGGACCAGGTGATGATTGTGCAGGGTACCAATACGCTTGGCGACAGGGCCGTGAAAAACTTTAAGACGGACCTGTTAAAGTTTTCATCGGTAAAAAATGCTTCGATAAGCGACTACCTTCCGGTAGAGGGCACAAAGCGTAATGGCAATACTTTTTATAATGAAGGGCGTTCGAAACTGGATGCGGGTGTAAGCGGCCAATTTTGGCAAATTGACGATACCTACCTTAAAACACTGGGAATAAAACTTATTGCAGGCCGCAATTTTTCCTACCAAATGGCTACCGACACCGTTAACGCGGTTATCATCAATCAAACCATGGCCAATAAGCTTAACCTTAAGGACCCGGTTGGGAAACGTATCACCAACGGCTATGGCGTATATCCGATAGTTGGTGTGGTACATGATTTTAATTTTGAATCCATGCGTGGCAATATCGAGCCGATAGTACTGCATTTTGGTTTAAGCACTTCCATTGTATCAGTGAAGGTAAGCGGCACGGATATGAAAACCACCATAGCCAATGTATCGGCACTTTGGAAAAAATATTCGCCCGATCAGCCCATGCGATACACATTCCTCGACGAGCAGTTTGCCAATATGTATGCCGATGTGCAGCGTACGGGCAGTATATTCACCAGTTTTGCCGTTTTGGCCATCATCATAGCCTGCCTTGGTCTATTTGCGCTTTCAGCCTTTATGGCCGAGCAGCGCAGCAAGGAGATAGGCATACGCAAGGTGCTTGGTGCAAGCGTACAGGGTATAACAGCCATGCTCTCTATTGATTTTGTAAAGCTGGTGATCATAGCCATTGTCATTGCTTCGCCTATTGCCGCATGGGGTTTAAGCAGGTGGTTTTTACAGGATTTTGCTTACAAGGCTCCTATCAACTGGTACTTGATTTTCGCAGCAGCGGGTGTGGCAGCCATACTGATCTCATTGATCACAGTGAGCTTTCAATCCATAAAAGCGGCGCTGATGAACCCGGTGAAGAGCCTTAAATCAGAGTAG
- a CDS encoding ABC transporter permease: MIKNFLTISLRNLTKRKGYTALNILGLTIGIACCLLIFQYVSYERSYDTFQKNASRIVRIRLDQYKQGKLLWQSATSYPAFGPLMKKDYPEVENYCRLIDDELLLSNDAKNIKFSEKKGYYADPSSVDMLGVQLLSGNHAAVLNAPGKMIISESMAKKYFGTDDVIGKTLIARNQNPVQTLQITGVFKDYPKNSHLIIDYLVSYETFRQIFIRGGQKDDPANTRIGWYDFYTYIQLKPGTDLGTFQAKMPVFANKYINSLQNRKVNNITDQLYIIPLSDIYLNSNYNQEAEVNGSGSAVNFMFLIGFIIMAIAWINYINLSTARSVERAKEVGVRKVLGAAKATLVKQFMLENALLNIISIIIAGIAVAVLTPWFNTLMGKDVATGFSMSAKYWLIFSGIFIAGTLLSGLYPAFVLSDYKPVAVLKGAFKNTSGGLVLRKALIIAQFGISVVLIAGTIIVYQQVNFMRNQKLGVNINQTLVLDGAQTVADSIYWNTLRPFKNEVLKNSGVKGMTISTSVMGKEIYWTNGYKSLEHPDLGASTVYRLGVDYDFIPQFQLKLLAGRNFSKNFKTDEHAAILNDRALAQMGFKDAKDAIGKKIASGDTLTIIGVVQSFHHLGLQKPIDPQLITLRLNASHAYSLKLQTTNLQGTIANIRALWSRYFPNDPFNYYFLDDDFNTQYQSDQRFGQMFTLFAFLAILIACFGLVGLSAYNILQRTKEVGIRKVLGASTQNVVFILSKDFLLLVIISFVIAAPVSWLVMHHWLQDFAYRIDISWWVFGIAGLIAFLIALSTISFQAIKAAFANPVKSLRSE, translated from the coding sequence ATGATAAAGAATTTTCTCACCATCAGCCTGCGTAACCTTACGAAAAGGAAGGGTTACACCGCGCTTAACATCCTGGGCCTGACTATTGGCATCGCGTGCTGTTTGCTTATATTCCAATATGTATCCTATGAAAGAAGCTATGATACTTTCCAAAAGAACGCGTCGCGAATAGTCAGGATACGGCTCGATCAATATAAGCAGGGGAAGTTATTGTGGCAATCGGCTACCTCCTACCCTGCCTTTGGTCCGCTGATGAAAAAAGATTATCCCGAGGTGGAGAATTATTGCAGGCTGATAGATGATGAGCTTTTGCTTAGCAATGATGCAAAAAATATAAAATTCTCTGAAAAGAAGGGTTATTATGCTGATCCATCATCTGTAGATATGCTGGGTGTACAGTTGTTAAGTGGCAACCACGCAGCCGTTTTAAATGCTCCCGGCAAAATGATCATTTCGGAAAGCATGGCCAAAAAGTATTTCGGTACCGATGACGTTATTGGTAAAACACTCATCGCCCGTAATCAAAATCCTGTTCAGACTTTGCAGATAACAGGAGTATTTAAGGATTATCCAAAAAACTCGCACCTGATCATCGATTACCTGGTATCGTATGAAACTTTCAGGCAGATCTTCATAAGGGGCGGCCAAAAAGATGACCCTGCCAATACCAGGATAGGCTGGTATGATTTCTACACCTACATCCAGCTAAAACCCGGTACCGATCTGGGAACATTCCAGGCCAAAATGCCGGTTTTTGCCAATAAATACATCAATAGCCTGCAAAATCGCAAAGTCAACAATATCACCGACCAGTTATACATCATTCCGCTGAGCGATATTTATCTCAACTCTAACTACAACCAGGAAGCAGAAGTGAACGGCAGTGGCAGCGCGGTTAATTTCATGTTCCTTATCGGATTTATCATCATGGCTATTGCGTGGATAAATTATATCAACCTGTCTACCGCCCGTTCTGTCGAACGTGCCAAAGAGGTTGGCGTACGGAAAGTGCTGGGCGCTGCAAAAGCAACCCTGGTAAAGCAGTTTATGCTTGAAAATGCGCTGTTAAACATTATTTCCATCATAATTGCCGGTATTGCCGTTGCAGTATTAACCCCCTGGTTTAACACGCTGATGGGCAAGGACGTCGCAACCGGTTTCTCTATGTCGGCCAAATACTGGCTTATCTTTTCCGGCATCTTTATCGCAGGTACTTTACTTTCAGGCCTGTACCCGGCTTTCGTGCTTTCAGATTACAAGCCTGTTGCGGTTTTAAAAGGGGCCTTCAAAAACACATCGGGCGGGTTAGTGCTGCGCAAAGCATTGATCATCGCTCAGTTTGGCATATCCGTGGTGCTTATCGCAGGAACCATCATTGTATACCAGCAGGTAAATTTTATGCGCAACCAAAAACTTGGCGTCAATATCAACCAGACCCTGGTGCTTGACGGAGCACAAACCGTAGCCGACTCGATTTATTGGAACACACTGCGGCCCTTTAAAAACGAAGTACTTAAAAACTCGGGCGTTAAAGGCATGACCATATCCACCAGCGTGATGGGCAAGGAAATATACTGGACTAACGGCTACAAAAGTCTTGAGCATCCCGACCTGGGGGCCTCTACAGTTTACCGGCTTGGTGTCGATTATGACTTTATCCCTCAGTTTCAACTAAAACTTCTGGCAGGTCGCAATTTTTCAAAGAATTTTAAAACTGACGAGCATGCCGCCATACTAAACGACCGCGCGCTGGCTCAAATGGGGTTTAAAGATGCGAAGGATGCCATCGGCAAAAAAATTGCATCGGGCGATACGCTGACCATTATAGGTGTTGTGCAAAGCTTTCATCACCTGGGCCTGCAAAAGCCTATCGACCCGCAATTGATAACGCTGCGTTTAAATGCAAGCCACGCTTACTCGCTTAAACTGCAAACTACCAATCTGCAGGGCACCATAGCCAACATAAGGGCATTATGGAGCCGGTATTTTCCTAACGATCCGTTTAACTACTATTTCCTCGACGACGATTTTAATACCCAATATCAAAGCGATCAGCGTTTCGGGCAAATGTTTACCCTGTTTGCATTCCTGGCCATCCTGATAGCCTGTTTTGGCCTGGTTGGGTTATCCGCTTATAACATTTTACAACGCACCAAGGAAGTAGGCATCCGGAAGGTACTGGGTGCGTCCACCCAAAATGTGGTATTCATTCTTTCTAAGGATTTCCTGCTGCTGGTTATCATATCTTTTGTTATCGCCGCGCCGGTATCGTGGTTGGTGATGCACCATTGGCTGCAGGATTTCGCTTACCGTATTGATATCAGCTGGTGGGTATTTGGCATTGCCGGACTGATAGCATTTTTGATAGCCCTGAGCACCATCAGTTTCCAGGCCATAAAAGCCGCATTTGCCAACCCTGTGAAGAGTTTGAG